Proteins encoded in a region of the Bubalus bubalis isolate 160015118507 breed Murrah chromosome 9, NDDB_SH_1, whole genome shotgun sequence genome:
- the LOC123335154 gene encoding methyl-CpG-binding domain protein 3-like 2B isoform X2 → MGKPELDKFPSHPLLRLRRNMMPEELEKKRQEILVKAKQRRRDRCLLPLRLTSCIFQKPVTRITSHPGNVVKRRRCEETLEKPQQTFAFRRLQGLQAYSPEGEPFRTMDSANVSGIIVQRGAGESLGRAGASSLHTSPEPILAQSSDGAELNPRLGLFLPHALCRRPVTDADIRRQSRKVKRARERLTMALRADGLAREAKRARSQKKCS, encoded by the exons ATGGGGAAACCTGAACTGGACAAATTTCCAAGCCATCCTCTTCTG aggCTCAGAAGAAATATGATGCCTGAAGAGCTGGAGAAGAAAAGACAGGAGATTTTAGTCAAGGCCAAGCAGAGGCGTCGTGACAGATGTTTACTTCCTCTGAGGCTGACCAGCTGCATTTTCCAGAAGCCAGTCACAAGGATAACCTCTCATCCTGGCAATGTGGTCAAAAGACGTCGATGCGAGGAGACCCTGGAAAAGCCCCAGCAAACCTTTGCATTCCGGAGACTGCAGGGACTCCAAGCCTACAGCCCTGAAGGAGAACCTTTCAGGACCATGGACAGCGCAAACGTTTCCGGAATCATTGTCCAGCGTGGTGCCGGTGAATCCCTGGGTCGTGCTGGTGCCTCGTCTCTGCACACTAGCCCTGAGCCCATCCTTGCCCAGTCTTCAGATGGGGCAGAGCTCAACCCAAGGTTGGGGCTCTTTCTCCCACACGCCCTCTGCAGACGACCGGTAACAGATGCAGATATTCGCCGACAGTCTCGAAAAGTGAAGAGAGCAAGGGAGAGATTGACTATGGCCTTGAGGGCAGATGGGCTTGCCAGGGAGGCAAAGAGAGCCAGGAGCCAGAAAAAATGTTCCTga
- the LOC123335154 gene encoding methyl-CpG-binding domain protein 3-like 2B isoform X1, protein MCVIDSDRDGKRKRSSKDENLELRLRRNMMPEELEKKRQEILVKAKQRRRDRCLLPLRLTSCIFQKPVTRITSHPGNVVKRRRCEETLEKPQQTFAFRRLQGLQAYSPEGEPFRTMDSANVSGIIVQRGAGESLGRAGASSLHTSPEPILAQSSDGAELNPRLGLFLPHALCRRPVTDADIRRQSRKVKRARERLTMALRADGLAREAKRARSQKKCS, encoded by the exons ATGTGTGTGATTGACAGTGACAGAGATGGGAAGAGGAAAAGATCCTCTAAGGATGAAAATCTGGAATTG aggCTCAGAAGAAATATGATGCCTGAAGAGCTGGAGAAGAAAAGACAGGAGATTTTAGTCAAGGCCAAGCAGAGGCGTCGTGACAGATGTTTACTTCCTCTGAGGCTGACCAGCTGCATTTTCCAGAAGCCAGTCACAAGGATAACCTCTCATCCTGGCAATGTGGTCAAAAGACGTCGATGCGAGGAGACCCTGGAAAAGCCCCAGCAAACCTTTGCATTCCGGAGACTGCAGGGACTCCAAGCCTACAGCCCTGAAGGAGAACCTTTCAGGACCATGGACAGCGCAAACGTTTCCGGAATCATTGTCCAGCGTGGTGCCGGTGAATCCCTGGGTCGTGCTGGTGCCTCGTCTCTGCACACTAGCCCTGAGCCCATCCTTGCCCAGTCTTCAGATGGGGCAGAGCTCAACCCAAGGTTGGGGCTCTTTCTCCCACACGCCCTCTGCAGACGACCGGTAACAGATGCAGATATTCGCCGACAGTCTCGAAAAGTGAAGAGAGCAAGGGAGAGATTGACTATGGCCTTGAGGGCAGATGGGCTTGCCAGGGAGGCAAAGAGAGCCAGGAGCCAGAAAAAATGTTCCTga
- the LOC102392039 gene encoding RNA-binding protein with serine-rich domain 1-like produces MTPSPIPRKERFDEQPADPCKNTGATQQSGEKDRGRDKARKRRRASGGSSSSGARSRSGSSRGSSSPSASGRSGCSSGSRNSSSSSSPCSPRPWRPRYHRRRSGSKPKPPRPDEKERRRRSPAPKPTKVHVARLTRKVTREHIREIFSTFGRVRKIDLRRERMRAHPSQGHAYVEFENPEEAAKALKHMDGGQIDGQQITATAVLAPWPQPPPRRLSPLRRMLPPSPTWRRVRRCRSRSPWGRSPERRRPRCPRRRRHWSGSSSSSCRRKMEKYSGLIQGRQELRGHGSIARSPWKRS; encoded by the exons ATGACTCCGTCTCCCATCCCACGCAAAGAGCGCTTTGACGAGCAGCCCGCGGATCCCTGTAAAAATACAGGCGCCACCCAGCAGTCCGGCGAGAAGGACCGAGGCAGGGATAAAGCTCGGAAGCGGCGCAGGGCCTCGGGCGGTAGCAGCAGCTCAGGGGCTCGGTCCCGCTCAGGCTCCAGCCGCGGCTCCAGCTCGCCCTCAGCATCCGGCCGCTCGGGATGCTCCAGTGGGTCCCGCAACTCCAGCTCCAGCAGCTCCCCCTGCTCTCCGAGGCCTTGGCGCCCCCGATACCACAGGCGGCGGTCCGGTTCCAAACCCAAACCACCCAGACCAGACGAGAAGGAAAGGAGACGGCGCAGCCCCGCCCCTAAGCCCACCAAAGTGCACGTAGCGAGGCTCACGCGGAAGGTGACCAGGGAGCACATCCGGGAAATATTCTCCACCTTCGGGAGAGTTAGAAAGATCGACCTGCGCAGAGAAAGGATGCGCGCGCATCCGTCTCAAGGCCATGCCTACGTGGAGTTCGAGAATCCGGAAGAGGCTGCGAAGGCACTCAAGCACATGGACGGAGGGCAAATCGACGGCCAGCAGATCACGGCCACAGCAGTGCTGGCCCCCTGGCCCCAGCCACCCCCCAGGCGACTGAGCCCTCTCCGGAGAATGCTGCCACCTTCCCCCACTTGGCGCAGGGTGAGGAGGTGCAGGTCGCGTTCCCCTTGGGGCAGGTCCCCCGAGCGCCGGCGACCCCgctgcccccgccgccgccgccactggagcggctccagctccagctcctgcCGAAG GAAGATGGAAAAGTACTCAGGATTGATTCAAGGGCGGCAGGAGCTGAGAGGCCATGGCAGCATTGCCAGATCACCGTGGAAGCGCTCCTAG